Proteins from a single region of Gossypium arboreum isolate Shixiya-1 chromosome 1, ASM2569848v2, whole genome shotgun sequence:
- the LOC108480159 gene encoding probable aspartyl protease At4g16563, with amino-acid sequence MVVMVTPLCLLYWLLISTWWLMVSTSGMVWIPLTHSLSKTQFITPHHLLKTTSTRSATRFRQHHHHRHKQVSVPLSPGSDYTLSFTLGSPSSSTISLYLDTGSDLVWLPCSPFECILCESKTPPLSSPLNLSSSATAVPCKSSACSAAHSSLHSSDLCAIARCPLDSIEMSECNSFPCPPFYYAYGDGSLIGRLYKDSLTLPNSLSVQNFTFGCSHTTLGEPVGVAGFGFGRLSLPAQLSSVSPQLGNRFSYCLVSHSFDSNRVRRPSPLILGRYEDKENQFGNELVEFVYTDMLSNPKHPYFYSVGLEGISVGKRNIPAPENLKRVDRRGSGGMVVDSGTTFTMLPASLYDSVVTEFDHRVSRFYKRANTVEESTGLSPCYFYNKVVAAKVPAIKLHFAGNRSSVVLPRKNYFYEFVDGSDGGRKKRNVGCLMLMNGGDEEELSGGPGATLGNYQQQGFEVVYDLEKRKVGFARRKCSSLWDSLKN; translated from the coding sequence GCTATATTGGCTGTTAATTTCAACATGGTGGCTTATGGTTTCAACGTCAGGAATGGTGTGGATTCCATTAACTCATTCATTATCAAAAACCCAATTCATCACTCCACACCACTTGCTTAAAACCACCTCAACTCGTTCAGCAACTCGGTTCCGCCAGCATCATCACCACCGTCACAAACAAGTGTCAGTCCCTCTTTCACCTGGTAGTGATTATACGCTTTCGTTTACTCTTGGTTCACCTTCTTCTTCAACTATTTCACTTTATCTTGATACTGGTAGTGATCTCGTTTGGCTTCCTTGTTCACCATTTGAATGTATTTTATGTGAATCGAAAACGCCGCCGCTTTCTTCTCCGCTTAATCTTTCTTCATCTGCTACCGCCGTACCATGCAAATCCTCCGCTTGCTCCGCCGCTCATTCTTCTCTTCATTCTTCCGACCTTTGTGCCATCGCACGGTGTCCACTTGATTCTATCGAAATGTCGGAATGTAATTCTTTTCCTTGTCCACCGTTTTACTATGCGTACGGCGACGGCAGTTTAATTGGCCGGCTTTATAAAGACTCGTTAACTCTCCCGAACTCACTTTCGGTTCAAAATTTCACTTTCGGCTGTTCTCACACCACGTTGGGTGAACCAGTCGGTGTAGCTGGGTTTGGGTTCGGCCGGTTGTCTTTACCGGCTCAGCTTTCCTCCGTGTCGCCGCAACTCGGTAATAGATTCTCATACTGTTTAGTTTCTCACTCGTTTGATTCTAACAGAGTCAGGCGACCGAGTCCACTCATTCTCGGTCGGTACGAGGATAAAGAAAATCAGTTCGGTAACGAACTCGTTGAATTCGTTTATACCGATATGCTTTCTAATCCTAAACATCCTTACTTTTATTCCGTTGGATTAGAAGGAATCTCCGTCGGAAAAAGGAATATCCCGGCACCGGAGAATTTAAAAAGGGTTGATAGAAGAGGAAGTGGAGGAATGGTTGTGGATTCAGGTACAACTTTCACTATGTTACCAGCGAGTTTATACGACTCGGTGGTGACTGAGTTCGATCACCGAGTTAGCCGGTTTTACAAGCGAGCAAACACGGTCGAAGAATCAACCGGGTTGAGTCCGTGTTATTTTTATAACAAGGTAGTAGCTGCCAAAGTACCTGCGATTAAGTTGCATTTCGCGGGGAACAGATCCAGTGTGGTACTGCCTAGGAAGAATTACTTTTACGAGTTCGTCGACGGTAGTGATGGAGGAAGGAAAAAGAGGAATGTAGGATGTTTGATGTTGATGAACGGTGGTGATGAAGAGGAATTGAGTGGTGGGCCAGGGGCTACACTTGGGAATTACCAACAACAAGGTTTTGAAGTGGTTTATGATTTGGAGAAAAGGAAGGTTGGATTTGCAAGAAGAAAATGTTCTTCTTTGTGGGATAGTTTGAAAAATTAA
- the LOC108480830 gene encoding vesicle-associated protein 1-2-like, which translates to MSRGDLLSIHPLELKFPFALRKQISCSLQLSNKTDNYVAFKVKTTNPKKYCVRPNAGVVLPRSTSDVIVTMQAQKEAPPDMNCRDKFLLQSVKVNDGITAKDITSELFNKEAGHVVEECKLKVVYLSPPQPPSPVHEGSEEGSSPRGSVSDNGHVNAAEFSTAAKAFNEQLEAQDLSPETRTRITKLTEEKKSALQQCNKIRHELELLKSEGSKSGGGVSFMFVIIIGLLGIFMGYMMKKS; encoded by the exons ATGAGCAGGGGCGATCTCCTCAGCATCCATCCTTTGGAACTCAAGTTTCCTT TTGCGCTGAGGAAACAGATCTCTTGCTCTCTTCAATTATCGAATAAAACCGATAATTATGTAGCTTTCAAG gtGAAAACAACAAATCCGAAGAAGTATTGCGTTCGTCCCAACGCTGGTGTCGTCTTGCCTCGATCCACATCCGATGTTATAG TTACCATGCAAGCGCAAAAAGAGGCACCTCCTGATATGAATTGCAGGGATAAATTCCTCCTTCAAAGTGTAAAAGTAAATGATGGAATAACTGCAAAGGATATAACTTCAGAACTG TTTAACAAGGAAGCTGGGCATGTGGTTGAGGAATGCAAGTTGAAAGTTGTTTACCTTTCACCACCACAACCACCTTCACCAGTACATGAAGGTTCAGAAGAAGGGTCTTCACCGAGAGGCTCGGTTTCAGACAACGGACATGTCAATGCCGCAGAGTTCTCTACA GCTGCTAAAGCATTTAACGAACAGCTTGAAGCTCAAGATTTATCTCCCGAG ACAAGAACTCGTATAACGAAGCTGACTGAGGAGAAAAAAAGCGCACTTCAACAATGTAACAAGATTCGTCATGAACTG GAACTGTTGAAGAGCGAAGGCAGCAAAAGCGGCGGCGGCGTGTCATTCATGTTTGTCATCATCATCGGcttgcttggcatatttatgggaTATATGATGAAGAAGTCATAA